A window of the Fusarium poae strain DAOMC 252244 chromosome 3, whole genome shotgun sequence genome harbors these coding sequences:
- a CDS encoding hypothetical protein (TransMembrane:1 (o17-44i)~BUSCO:33884at5125) — protein MTAIADFFENVPQPLQWGLAGVGALFLGSKILSYLQLVLSAFVLGGTNLRKYGKPGTWAVITGASDGLGKEYALQLAAKGFNLVLVSRTLSKLESLAAEIQQKYPGKGLQVKVLDMDFSKNNDADYERLSELIYGLDVGILINNVGQSHSIPVPFLETDKEELQNIITINCTGTLRVTQTVAPIMKARKNGLILTMGSFGGWTPTALLATYSGSKAFLQQWSNALAAELADDKVDVYLVLSHLVTTAMSKIRRPSLLVPNARNFVKATLGKVGLGGYQTAPYTYTPWWSHSFMLWFIENIPGANGPITMSVNKKMHEDIRRRALRKAAREAKKQ, from the exons ATGACTGCCATCGCAGACTTTTTCGAAAACGTACCGCAGCCTCTGCAATGGGGtcttgctggtgttggtgcTCTCTTCCTGGGCTCCAAGATTCTGAGCTATCTCCAGCTCGTCCTCAGCGCTTTCGTGCTCGGAGGTACCAAC ctGCGCAAGTACGGAAAGCCTGGCACTTGGGCTGTTATCACCGGCGCCTCTGATGGCCTCGGCAAGGAGTATGCTCTGCAGCTCGCTGCCAAGGGCTTCAACCTGGTCCTCGTTTCCCGAACTCTGTCCAAGCTGGAGAGCCTCGCCGCCGAGATTCAACAGAAGTACCCTGGAAAGGGCCTTCAAGTCAAGGTCCTCGACATGGACTTTTCCAAGAACAACGATGCCGATTACGAGCGCTTGAGCGAACTTATTTACGGTCTTGATGTCGGTatcctcatcaacaacgTTGGCCAGAGCCACAGCATTCCTGTACCTTTCCTCGAGACCGACAAGGAGGAGCTTCAgaacatcatcaccatcaactGCACTGGCACTCTCCGAGTTACTCAGACCGTCGCTCCTATCATGAAGGCACGAAAGAACGGTCTTATTCTGACCATGGGATCTTTCGGTGGATGGACACCTACTGCTCTCCTGGCCACTTACTCTGGTAGCAAAGCTTTCCTTCAGCAGTGGAGCAATGCTCTCGCAGCTGAGCTTGCTGATGACAAGGTTGATGTCTACCTCGTTCTGAGCCATCTCGTCACCACTGCCATGAGCAAGATCCGCCGTCCTAGTCTCCTTGTCCCCAACGCTCGTAACTTTGTCAAGGCTACCCTCGGCAAGGTTGGTCTTGGCGGTTACCAGACAGCGCCTTACACTTATACCCCGTGGTGGAGTCACTCTTTCATGCTGTGGTTTATTGAGAACATTCCTGGCGCCAACGGTCCCATCACAATGTCTGTCAACAAGAAGATGCACGAGGATATTCGCCGAAGAGCTCTCCGCAAGGCTGCCAGAGAGGCCAAGAAGCAGTAA
- a CDS encoding hypothetical protein (TransMembrane:4 (o15-37i86-107o119-136i143-161o)~BUSCO:51451at5125), which produces MDALKPFLPEAKGVLPYYMIILSIISIGNSLQAYTTLHFSRRVYNGRFIRNPKLPSKTNNFEPEDQTNKLIPAQNDPKAADQLTPLAGRLFGTWTLITCIVRCYAAYNLHIGPVYTLAYWTYIVAFSHFASELFVFKTMTFGLPQYFPFALASTSLIWMPLVRDHYVQYN; this is translated from the exons ATGGATGCTCTCAAGCCCTTCCTCCCTGAAGCCAAGGGTGTTCTACCCTACTACATGATCATC CTTTCCATCATCTCTATTGGTAATTCGCTGCAGGCGTACACCACTCTGCACTTTTCCCGGCGAGTCTACAACGGCCGTTTCATTCGCAACCCCAAGCTCCCTTCCAAGACCAACAACTTCGAACCCGAGGATCAGACGAACAAATTGATCCCTGCTCAGAATGATCCCAAGGCCGCCGACCAGTTGACTCCTCTCGCGGGCAGACTGTTCGGTACTTGGACACTCATCACCTGTATCGTTCGATGCTACGCCGCCTACAACCTCCACATTGGTCCTGTCTACACTCTGGCTTATTGGACCTACATCGTTGCCTTTAGCCATTTTGCCAGTGAGCTTTTTGTCTTCAAGACCATGACATTTGGTCTGCCCCAGTACTTCCCATTCGCCCTGGCTTCCACTTCCCTGATCTGGATGCCTCTGGTCCGCGACCACTACGTCCAGTACAACTAA
- the GAL7 gene encoding galactose-1-phosphate uridyl transferase (BUSCO:26714at5125), which yields MPDQILDDISHRRYNPLTDSWLLVSPHRTKRPWQGQQEAAVATELPEYDPQCYLCPGNPRAAGDSNPKYEKTFAFVNDYSAVKQDQPEYDAKASSNDLESLLLQAQGVKGVCYVLTFSPKHHVTLADMTAEEIVPVIEHWTRIYANHLTPSNSRAAEADQLNISMSKDTAPSPEEQYRYMQIFENKGAAMGCSNPHPHCQVWTTSTMPEEPGKELVQMAKYREQHEGRHLLGDYVKLELEKQERVVWENDAFVIVCPWWAVWPFEVLVLPKRHIRSLLDFKPEERLQFAEAIQEVTRRYDNLFECNFPYSSGLHQAPLDGTPEELESAYFHMHFYPPLLRSATVKKFLVGYELLAEPQRDITPEQATTRLRNCGAELYRKNL from the exons ATGCCTGATCAAATTCTTGACGATATCTCTCATCGCAGATACAATCCCCTCACGGATTCCTGGCTACTTGTATCCCCTCATCGCACGAAGAGACCTTGGCA AGGTCAGCAAGAGGCTGCTGTTGCGACAGAACTTCCTGAATATGACCCTCAA TGTTACCTATGTCCCGGCAACCCACGAGCAGCTGGTGACTCCAACCCGAAATATGAAAAGACCTTTGCCTTTGTGAACGACTACAGCGCTGTCAAGCAAGATCAGCCCGAGTACGACGCCAAGGCCTCCTCCAACGATTTGGAGTCTCTTCTCCTCCAAGCCCAGGGTGTCAAGGGCGTATGCTATGTCCTCACTTTCTCTCCCAAGCATCATGTTACCCTTGCCGATATGACTGCCGAGGAGATTGTTCCTGTCATTGAGCATTGGACACGCATCTATGCCAACCATCTGACACCGTCAAATTCTCGTGCGGCTGAAGCTGACCAGCTTAACATCTCCATGTCCAAAGACACTGCTCCTAGCCCAGAGGAACAGTATAGATATATGCAAATCTTTGAGAACAAGGGCGCTGCAATGGGTTGCTCCAACCCTCATCCTCATTGCCAAGTCTGGACCACCTCTACTATGCCCGAGGAGCCAGGCAAGGAACTTGTTCAAATGGCCAAATACCGAGAGCAACATGAAGGCCGACATCTCCTGGGCGATTACGTCAAGTTAGAATTGGAGAAGCAAGAACGAGTTGTTTGGGAGAACGACGCATTCGTTATTGTATGCCCTTGGTGGGCTGTGTGGCCGTTTGAGGTCCTCGTTTTGCCCAAGCGACACATCCGGTCCCTTCTCGATTTCAAGCCTGAGGAGCGACTCCAATTTGCCGAGGCCATTCAAGAAGTCACCCGAAGATACGACAACTTGTTTGAGTGCAACTTCCCCTATAGCTCTGGACTTCACCAAGCGCCTCTTGATGGAACCCCTGAGGAGTTGGAGAGTGCTTATTTCCACATGCACTTTTATCCACCTTTGCTGCGCTCGGCCACAGTCAAGAAGTTCCTCGTTGGGTACGAGCTCTTGGCTGAGCCACAGCGTGATATCACACCTGAGCAGGCCACAACCCGTTTGAGGAACTGCGGAGCAGAGCTCTACCGAAAGAACCTATAG
- a CDS encoding hypothetical protein (BUSCO:21880at5125), which produces MGVIRKKTVTRGGEGGVKYVCDVCSSDITSTVRIRCADAACSDFDLCVSCFAKGESRNAHNPATHAFRVIEQNSFPIFAREWGADEELLLLEGAEIYGLGSWADIADHIGGFREKDEVRDHYLSTFVDSPAFPLPKRCSPHDCELANEIPREEFQSRKKRRIEERRDAAKNAPALQPKTKPTASVPSCHEIQGYMPGRLEFETEYANEAEEAVQLMQFDPGDGLNPRTGELEPEMELKLTVMDIYNARLTQRVERKKVIFEHNLLDYRENTKLEKKRTKEEKDLLQKAKPFARMMNRQDFEELNQGLLDELNLRQAITQLQEWRNVRIGDLRSGEKYENEKASRIQKAIPMGSMDRERLASAQRSKQPPPPEPPSGAALLIAPELPARLLPPANPEVNGENKALTNGHSNEQPNGQTNGQVNGNVVNGVNGHAATKQRYTAQPISGVQPISMTQDTAPDLHLLTPEEAKLCEVIRLQPKPYLMIKEQILKEALKTNGTLKKKQAKEICRLDSQKGGRIFDFFINSGWVGKA; this is translated from the exons ATGGGTGTTATCAGAAAGAAAACAGTCACCAGAGGTGGTGAAGGTGGTGTCAAATACGTTTGCGACGTTTGTTCATCCGATATTACATCCACT GTCCGCATCCGATGTGCCGACGCAGCCTGTAGTGACTTTGACCTTTGCGTTTCATGCTTCGCCAAAGGTGAATCTCGGAATGCTCATAACCCCGCGACGCACGCTTTCCGTGTAATTGAGCAAAACTCATTCCCCATCTTTGCTCGAGAATGGGGAGCCGACGAAGAACTGCTCCTCCTTGAGGGTGCAGAGATCTATGGTCTCGGTTCATGGGCAGACATTGCCGATCATATTGGCGGCTTCCGAGAGAAGGATGAAGTTCGCGACCACTACCTATCGACCTTCGTTGACTCACCTGCCTTTCCATTACCAAAACGATGCAGCCCCCATGACTGCGAATTAGCGAATGAAATCCCTCGAGAAGAATTCCAATCGCGCAAGAAGAGACGAATCGAGGAACGACGAGATGCAGCCAAAAATGCGCCAGCTCTACAACCTAAGACCAAGCCGACGGCCAGTGTACCCAGTTGTCACGAGATCCAGGGATACATGCCTGGTCGCTTAGAGTTCGAGACCGAATATGCGAACGAGGCCGAGGAAGCTGTTCAGCTGATGCAATTTGATCCAGGTGATGGACTCAACCCCAGAACTGGAGAACTTGAACCTGAAATGGAACTCAAGCTTACTGTGATGGACATCTACAACGCCCGTCTAACACAACGTGTGGAGCGTAAAAAGGTCATATTCGAACACAATCTCCTCGATTACAGGGAAAATACGAAATTGGAAAAGAAACGCAcaaaggaagagaaggattTATTGCAAAAGGCCAAGCCATTCGCCCGAATGATGAACCGGCAGGACTTTGAAGAGCTCAACCAGGGCCTTCTTGATGAGCTGAATCTACGACAAGCCATTACACAACTACAAGAATGGCGCAATGTTCGCATCGGAGACCTTCGAAGTGGAGAAAAGTATGAGAATGAAAAGGCATCGCGAATTCAAAAGGCCATACCCATGGGCTCAATGGATCGCGAACGTCTGGCGTCTGCTCAGCGATCTAAGCAGCCACCTCCACCTGAACCTCCCAGTGGAGCAGCTCTACTCATCGCTCCAGAACTACCTGCTCGACTGTTACCTCCAGCCAACCCAGAAGTAAATGGAGAGAACAAGGCGTTGACAAATGGTCATTCCAACGAACAGCCCAATGGCCAGACAAATGGTCAGGTCAACGGAAATGTCGTCAACGGGGTCAATGGCCATGCTGCAACCAAACAAAGATACACAGCTCAGCCGATATCAGGCGTGCAACCCATCTCAATGACACAAGACACCGCCCCAGATTTGCACCTTTTGACGCCAGAAGAGGCCAAATTGTGCGAGGTCATTAGACTACAGCCCAAACCATACCTTATGATCAAGGAGCAAATACTCAAAGAAGCTCTCAAGACCAACGGCAcactcaagaagaagcaggcaAAGGAGATTTGTCGATTGGACTCACAAAAAGGAGGGCGCATATTCGATTTCTTTATCAATTCGGGGTGGGTGGGTAAGGCGTGA
- a CDS encoding hypothetical protein (BUSCO:29032at5125) — MDASNQNQGQPQAVPEVQQLPDTPAQQGIPPIDVSANMNGNGIPHLSNHVLNPMNPEALAMLGDPSLMADPSLLSMQMPMADPSFMMQPGMNLSNGQNQGFSLPVAPPPATVSAEEIALYDRQIRLWGMAAQAKIQSANILLITIKALANEIAKNLVLAGVGSLTLLDSATVTEADRGAQFLLPDDEDVIGKNRAQVASVALRKLNPRVHIHVDEEGVKTKGPSYFAAYDIVIATDLDPESFNIINTATRLNYKAFYAAGCHSLYGFIFSDLIEHDYVIQRDLGNVPTATGTETRTRSIVDVQTRKEGPKTIESVTKRELYSTWFLASDVAVLPTEYTQSKRRLKSVTPALSCLRALWEFMQLQNGRVPSTREDLKMFTQIATQKHKALGLPSETLRPEFLRSFLQNLVSEISPVSAILGGQLAQDVINVLGQTQQPIQNMVVFDGNTMEALMYPLHPEGSLGASLLTDHTVPNGGAPMMMGGGMDGFPLGIDPTAMGALPHHNNPIMLSGGLPQNGNFIAMPDGSLADPTQLNAAPAPQQPVQEQAPQAIAEQPTQEAQANSNASETQ; from the exons ATGGACGCCTCAAATCAAAACCAGGGCCAGCCTCAAGCTGTGCCTGAAGTGCAACAGCTTCCCGATACCCCAGCGCAACAGGGAATCCCTCCCATCGATGTCAGCGCCAACATGAATGGCAACGGCATCCCGCACCTCTCTAATCACGTTCTCAACCCGATGAACCCTGAAGCTTTGGCTATGTTGGGCGACCCTTCTCTCATGGCAGACCCTTCACTATTGAGCATGCAAATGCCTATGGCTGATCCATCTTTCATGATGCAGCCCGGAATGAATCTCTCAAATGGCCAAAACCAGGGATTTAGTCTCCCAGTAGCACCGCCTCCTGCTACTGTGAGCGCCG AGGAGATTGCTCTCTATGATCGCCAAATTCGCCTTTGGGGTATGGCTGCTCAAGCGAAAATCCAAAGCGCAAACATCCTTCTCATTACCATCAAAGCTCTCGCCAACGAGATCGCCAAGAACCTTGTCCTTGCTGGTGTTGGCTCTTTGACTCTTCTCGACAGTGCTACTGTTACCGAAGCCGACCGAGGTGCTCAGTTTCTACTTCCTGATGACGAGGACGTCATTGGTAAAAACCGAGCTCAGGTTGCCAGTGTCGCCCTGAGGAAGCTTAACCCTCGTGTCCACATTCATGTCGACGAAGAAGGCGTCAAGACCAAGGGCCCAAGCTATTTCGCGGCCTACGACATTGTCATCGCGACTGACCTTGACCCTGAGtctttcaacatcatcaacacaGCCACACGCCTGAATTACAAGGCTTTCTATGCTGCTGGCTGCCATAGCCTCTATGGCTTCATCTTCAGCGATTTGATCGAGCATGATTATGTCATCCAGCGTGATCTTGGAAACGTACCAACAGCCACTGGCACAGAAACTCGCACGCGCTCTATCGTTGACGTTCAGACCCGTAAGGAAGGCCCTAAAACAATTGAGTCCGTCACCAAGCGCGAACTATATTCCACGTGGTTCCTTGCCAGCGACGTTGCTGTCCTCCCTACCGAGTACACCCAGTCCAAGCGACGGCTCAAGAGTGTAACCCCTGCTCTGTCTTGTCTCCGTGCTCTCTGGGAATTCATGCAACTCCAGAACGGCCGTGTTCCCAGCACTCGCGAAGACCTTAAGATGTTCACGCAGATTGCCACTCAGAAGCACAAAGCCCTTGGTCTGCCCAGTGAAACACTTCGCCCTGAGTTTCTACGCAGCTTCCTTCAGAACCTCGTCAGTGAAATCTCTCCTGTTTCCGCTATCCTCGGTGGTCAACTTGCCCAAGATGTCATCAATGTACTCGGACAGACCCAGCAGCCTATCCAAAACATGGTTGTCTTTGATGGTAACACCATGGAGGCGCTCATGTACCCTCTGCACCCAGAAGGCTCTCTCGGAGCATCCCTGCTCACCGATCACACTGTTCCAAATGGTGGTGCACCTATGATGATGGGCGGCGGCATGGATGGTTTCCCTCTGGGTATCGACCCTACCGCGATGGGTGCTTTACCTCACCACAACAACCCTATCATGCTTTCTGGTGGTTTGCCCCAAAACGGCAATTTCATTGCTATGCCGGATGGTTCCCTCGCCGATCCTACACAACTCAACGCTGCGCCAGCACCTCAACAGCCCGTCCAAGAGCAGGCACCTCAGGCCATAGCAGAGCAACCCACACAGGAAGCACAGGCGAACTCCAATGCCTCAGAGACCCAGTAG
- a CDS encoding hypothetical protein (BUSCO:32603at5125) — MSGRSGSNSYRRHSREPADDFPPLPVPRLPSLRALAHAQRDRDRDSPSPNSYNRPQSRHWSAAARRAERIRNLENRPPGAGFDDFERPMDNGWPTSRRTDRMRNTENSRPANLEDIDRHLEEANSHLRAVLDRQHPPPMPPSFSPPLRPTDLQDSNRRHKRRKLDSDRLAPFRSFRYGKYGQVEQGDLKMEIVSCDGGMFSNESSYAAENILKDDTSVYCTKGNRCNIVLRHQGGTVFTLRELVIKAPGSMNYSHPVREGMVFVAMTQDEVLNRTAQYQIQYAPCSNEPNHEGDSRVLQSIPTEIISVQHHENGTTTTRSRPSYPYRSNADDYEPRTPQMPREFESNLPGLQVTTECSDDEDDEYNNPRLYRRAPDRIGSLPFETLDSDSDEADNPFNPEYLDDHHPSHWRLYSSAANTSGPGFSPPPRRRERERGSWEREWEREPDRSNRSLSLTAAWEAHASATQDAVRAVGGGQLLSPHARFYIEKKKSKCTIRFDPPVSGRFILLKMWSSHHDPTSNIDIQSVIARGFAGPRYFPSVELR; from the exons ATGTCTGGCCGGTCGGGATCAAACTCCTACCGTCGCCATTCTCGAGAGCCCGCCGACGACTTTCCACCTCTTCCAGTACCCCGACTGCCATCTCTTCGAGCCCTCGCCCACGCGCAACGAGATCGTGATCGAGATAGCCCTTCGCCGAACTCTTACAACCGCCCTCAGTCTCGACATTGGTCAGCGGCTGCTCGCCGCGCCGAGCGCATCCGCAACCTGGAGAATAGACCCCCGGGCGCCGGCTTCGACGATTTTGAACGACCCATGGACAACGGTTGGCCGACTTCTCGACGTACTGACCGCATGAGGAACACCGAGAACAGCAGGCCTGCCAATCTTGAAGACATTGACCGACATCTCGAAGAAGCAAACTCCCACCTGAGAGCCGTCCTTGATCGCCAGCACCCTCCCCCAATGCCGCCCAGCTTCTCCCCTCCGCTCCGGCCTACAGACTTACAAGACTCGAATCGACGGCATAAGCGTCGAAAGTTGGATTCCGACAGACTCGCACCCTTCCGAAGCTTTCGTTATGGGAAATACGGCCAGGTCGAGCAGGGCGATCTCAAGATGGAGATCGTCAGCTGTGATGGCGGCATGTTCTCCAACGAGTCGTCTTATGCCGCCGAGAATATACTCAAGGATGACACTTCGGTGTATTGCACGAAAGGCAATCGATGTAATATTGTCTTGCGTCATCAAGGCGGCACCGTCTTTACTCTTCGGGAACTGGTCATCAAGGCACCTGGGTCAATGAACTATTCACATCC AGTGAGAGAAGGAATGGTTTTTGTGGCCATGACCCAAGATGAAGTGCTGAACCGGACAGCCCAGTATCAGATCCAATATGCGCCATGCTCGAATGAGCCAAATCATGAAGGAGATTCAAGAGTTTTGCAGTCTATTCCAACCGAAATAATATCAGTTCAACACCACGAGAATGGAACTACAACCACGAGATCTCGGCCGTCATACCCATATCGAAGCAATGCCGACGATTACGAGCCACGAACTCCACAGATGCCTCGAGAATTTGAATCCAATCTCCCAGGCCTTCAAGTAACAACGGAATgcagcgatgatgaagatgatgaatacAATAATCCTCGTCTCTACCGACGAGCACCTGATCGCATCGGCTCACTTCCTTTTGAAACACTGGACTCTGATTCTGATGAAGCTGATAATCCATTTAACCCTGAATATCTTGACGACCATCACCCCTCCCACTGGCGTCTTTACAGCAGTGCTGCCAATACTAGCGGTCCAGGCTTCTCCCCTCCTCCACGTCGCCGTGAACGAGAGAGAGGATCGTGGGAAAGAGAGTGGGAGCGAGAACCTGATCGCTCAAACCGATCCCTTTCTCTCACCGCAGCCTGGGAAGCCCACGCTTCTGCCACCCAAGATGCTGTACGAGCTGTCGGCGGCGGCCAGCTCCTCTCGCCACACGCTCGTTTCTacatcgagaagaagaagagcaaatGTACTATTCGTTTTGATCCTCCGGTTTCGGGCAGATTCATCCTTCTAAAGATGTGGAGTTCTCACCATGATCCCACAAGCAACATTGACATTCAGTCCGTTATAGCTCGGGGGTTTGCAGGGCCCCGTTATTTTCCATCAGTCGAATTGCGTTGA
- a CDS encoding hypothetical protein (BUSCO:58717at5125), with protein sequence MLSQDYSIKATDEELEVADSNDPVLRAAAGGPKPNITGFNMRAFQASTGQPRYDPWERNEAWRYQGPYTRWNRLKGGFPGLGIATVAFTAYCGYEYFFLEDEHHHGEEHH encoded by the exons ATGCTTTCTCAAGACTACAGTATCAAGGCCACAGATGAGGAGCTCGAGGTGGCAGATTCAAATGATCC AGTACTACGAGCCGCCGCGGGCGGACCCAAGCCTAACATCACTGGCTTCAACATGCGAGCGTTCCAAGCATCCACCGGCCAGCCTCGATACGATCCCTGGGAGCGAAA TGAGGCCTGGCGATACCAGGGCCCTTACACCCGTTGGAACCGTCTCAAGGGCGGTTTCCCCGGTCTCGGCATCGCGACAGTCGCCTTCACTGCCTACTGCGGCTACGAGTATTTCTTCCTTGAAGACGAGCACCACCATGGCGAGGAGCACCATTAG
- a CDS encoding hypothetical protein (BUSCO:27317at5125): MPPPQLRGFGGGPTVAAPYHQGGFPSHGQPQSGMPGANQYMNANAQLGPFSANGNAFTSGLNSLNTQGFADTGFGSQSARMGFHGPAAALQQSQHGQLHQNMLMEHPTIRSQPNKGRIREVWKHNLHEEMAVLRDLIDKYPYIAMDTEFPGVVARPMGGFRGKSDYHYQCLRTNVDMLKVIQIGLTFFNEDGETPPARPTNDMKLGTAAQKAATNAPFPCSWQFNFKFSITDDMYNEKSIESLQQAGINFELLDRDGIDPHEFASLLIPSGLVCEDQVRWISFHGGYDFGYLTKLLICLPLPNDEVDFDHKMKLYFPTTYDVKHLMKHAIRLHNSGLLTPNDPSSAEILQKFEHKSGLENIAETLKIKRVGNAHQAGSDSLLTGKVFFSMRDKIFAGDIPDEHVGKVWGLGFPDSTSNIMSMTNQQNNNDGQTNGNAPTTPNTTSAGLATTPGPQGHNGILNTGPMTPGGGGGVFGSFAFGGNR, from the exons ATGCCGCCGCCGCAACTTAGAGGCTTCGGCGGGGGGCCTACTGTGGCAGCGCCATATCACCAGGGTGGATTCCCCTCCCATGGCCAACCGCAAAGTGGTATGCCAGGCGCGAACCAGTATATGAACGCCAATGCACAGCTTGGACCCTTTTCTGCAAACGGTAATGCATTCACATCTGGCCTCAACAGTCTCAACACCCAAGGATTTGCCGATACAGGATTTGGAAGCCAGAGCGCAAGGATGGGCTTCCATGGCCCTGCTGCCGCACTACAACAATCACAGCATGGACAACTTCACCAGAACATGTTGATGGAGCACCCCACAATCAGGTCGCAGCCTAACAAGGGCAGGATAAGGGAGGTGTGGAAACATAACCTGCATGAGGAGATGGCCGTGTTGCGAGATCTAATAGACAAGTACCCTTACATTGCGATG GATACCGAGTTCCCAGGTGTAGTTGCGAGGCCCATGGGAGGATTTCGAGGGAAGAGCGATTACCACTACCAATGTCTGCGAACCAACGTCGACATGCTCAAGGTTATACAAATAGGCCTCACATTCTTCAATGAGGACGGCGAAACCCCGCCAGCACGACCAACCAACGACATGAAGCTCGGCACAGCCGCGCAAAAGGCTGCAACCAATGCTCCTTTCCCTTGCTCGTGGCAGTTCAACTTCAAGTTCTCCATTACAGACGACATGTACAACGAGAAATCAATCGAGTCGCTTCAACAAGCCGGTATCAACTTCGAATTGCTTGACCGCGATGGTATTGATCCTCACGAATTCGCATCTCTCCTCATCCCGTCTGGTCTAGTGTGTGAGGACCAGGTGCGATGGATTTCTTTCCACGGTGGTTACGACTTCGGCTACCTTACCAAGCTTCTCATCTGCTTACCCTTACCTAATGATGAGGTTGATTTCGATCACAAGATGAAGCTATATTTCCCCACAACATACGACGTGAAGCATCTTATGAAGCATGCGATCCGGCTACACAACTCCGGTCTTCTCACACCTAACGATCCCAGCAGCGCTGAGATACTGCAAAAGTTTGAGCACAAGTCAGGACTGGAAAACATCGCAGAAACCCTCAAGATTAAGCGTGTCGGCAATGCGCATCAAGCAGGATCTGACTCATTACTTACTGGGAAGGTCTTTTTCTCTATGCGCGACAAGATCTTTGCCGGCGATATCCCTGATGAGCATGTTGGTAAAGTTTGGGGTCTTGGATTCCCCGACTCGACCTCCAATATTATGTCGATGACGAACCAGCAAAACAACAATGACGGGCAGACAAATGGCAACGCACCCACCACACCCAACACTACGAGCGCCGGGTTGGCTACTACCCCTGGACCTCAAGGCCACAATGGCATCCTCAACACAGGACCTATGACACctggaggaggtggtggtgtaTTTGGCAGCTTTGCTTTTGGTGGAAACCGATGA